A window from Staphylococcus succinus encodes these proteins:
- the ecsA gene encoding ABC transporter ATP-binding protein EcsA, with protein sequence MTVKVEHLTGGYGKRPVIKNINFELTKGEIVGLIGLNGAGKSTTIKHMLGLLTPMEGELIISDVNIKQDVESYRKRLSYIPESPVIYEELTLQEHIYMTAMAYDISREVAMDRARPLLKTFRLENELNIFPSHFSKGMKQKVMIICAFIVDPELYIIDEPFLGLDPLGIQSMLDLMVDKKEEGRTVLMSTHILATAERYCDRFLIMDKGEIVAFGNLEELREQTGLSGQTLDEIYIHVTQGGQNT encoded by the coding sequence ATGACAGTAAAAGTAGAACATTTAACAGGCGGATATGGTAAACGACCTGTAATAAAAAATATAAACTTCGAATTAACAAAAGGTGAAATTGTGGGACTCATAGGTTTGAATGGTGCAGGTAAAAGTACCACAATCAAGCATATGCTTGGTCTGTTGACACCTATGGAAGGTGAATTAATAATTTCAGATGTAAATATTAAGCAAGACGTTGAAAGTTATAGAAAGAGGTTATCGTATATTCCGGAATCACCGGTTATATATGAAGAATTGACGCTCCAAGAACATATCTATATGACAGCGATGGCTTATGATATTAGTAGGGAAGTTGCGATGGATAGAGCGCGCCCGCTACTCAAAACTTTCCGACTTGAAAATGAACTCAATATTTTCCCGAGTCATTTTTCAAAAGGTATGAAGCAGAAAGTCATGATTATATGTGCTTTTATTGTAGACCCTGAATTGTACATTATTGACGAGCCATTTTTAGGGTTAGACCCGTTAGGTATCCAATCAATGTTGGATTTAATGGTAGATAAAAAAGAAGAGGGTCGAACTGTATTGATGAGTACACATATATTAGCAACTGCGGAAAGATACTGTGACAGATTTTTAATAATGGATAAAGGAGAAATCGTTGCATTCGGCAATTTAGAAGAATTAAGGGAGCAAACCGGATTATCAGGGCAAACATTAGATGAAATCTATATACATGTCACACAAGGTGGCCAAAACACATGA
- the ecsB gene encoding ABC transporter permease EcsB, which produces MNENAKQLFSKRKQEINKEKSYYNKFIFNGHFSVFLVIMLGAFILGYGDWLKAIPKGVNYSLIASIVLAITSMFPIRTLLKDADRLFLLPFEKHMTDYMKHSLLYSYFSRIGFQILVVIVLFPLFYVINNKTYDFYILFAILSLLFPYLGLLLKWQWYKYRLEGWSIYVLLFIIFTSGYYVALAPKQISSVTSILILVGLFLLLRNQNKTQLFPWERMIKSEQQHHMNYYKFVNMFTDVKHLKETAVRRSYLDSFLATPKHKRFNKDYMYLYLFIRSFARGKDAFNIILRLVIIALVLMLWLQHPIITLIIGSLFMYIILLQMAQFYTQQAYGLWPQVWPVTDSKVIKGYEQFLNRLMLSIGILFIIAYTIVFPQYCYFSVLFLLVGWLTIRNVIKKLKYQETLLRD; this is translated from the coding sequence ATGAATGAAAATGCCAAACAATTATTTAGTAAAAGAAAACAAGAAATTAATAAAGAAAAGAGCTATTATAATAAATTTATTTTTAATGGTCACTTTTCTGTGTTTCTTGTGATTATGTTAGGTGCATTTATTCTTGGATATGGTGATTGGTTAAAAGCTATTCCCAAAGGAGTCAATTATTCCCTTATAGCAAGCATTGTATTAGCCATTACTTCTATGTTTCCAATCCGGACTTTACTTAAAGATGCAGATAGACTATTCTTACTACCATTTGAAAAACATATGACAGATTACATGAAACATAGTTTGCTTTATAGTTACTTTTCACGCATAGGATTTCAAATATTAGTAGTTATTGTATTATTTCCATTATTTTATGTGATTAATAATAAAACTTATGACTTTTATATTCTATTTGCTATTTTGTCTCTATTATTTCCATACTTGGGATTATTACTTAAATGGCAATGGTATAAATATCGGCTTGAAGGGTGGTCTATTTATGTCTTGCTCTTCATTATATTTACTTCTGGTTACTATGTTGCTTTAGCGCCGAAACAAATTTCGAGTGTGACATCCATTTTAATTTTAGTTGGACTGTTCCTTTTATTACGTAATCAAAATAAAACACAACTCTTCCCGTGGGAAAGAATGATAAAATCTGAACAGCAACATCATATGAATTACTACAAATTTGTTAATATGTTTACTGATGTCAAACATCTGAAAGAAACAGCAGTGCGTAGAAGCTATTTAGATTCTTTTTTAGCTACGCCTAAACATAAGCGTTTTAATAAGGATTATATGTACCTTTATTTATTTATTCGCAGCTTTGCAAGAGGAAAAGATGCATTTAATATTATTTTAAGATTGGTCATAATAGCTTTAGTATTAATGTTATGGTTACAACATCCAATCATTACGCTTATCATTGGTAGTTTGTTTATGTATATAATACTATTACAAATGGCACAATTTTATACACAGCAAGCATACGGTTTATGGCCACAGGTATGGCCTGTGACAGATTCAAAAGTGATTAAAGGCTATGAACAATTTTTGAATCGATTGATGCTAAGTATAGGTATATTGTTTATCATTGCTTATACAATAGTGTTTCCTCAATATTGTTATTTTTCAGTACTATTTCTATTAGTAGGATGGTTAACAATAAGAAATGTTATTAAAAAACTCAAATACCAAGAAACTTTATTAAGAGATTAA
- the hemE gene encoding uroporphyrinogen decarboxylase, which produces MHSKNNTILNMINGESVPHTPVWFMRQAGRSQPEYRKLKEKYTLFEITHQPELCAYVTHLPVDNYNTDAAVLYKDIMTPLQPIGVDVEIKSGIGPVIHNPIKNIQDVEKLGNIDPKRDVPYVLDTIKLLTEEKLNVPLIGFTGAPFTLASYMIEGGPSKNYNYTKAMMYRDEAAWFALMDHLVEMSITYTSAQIEAGAQIIQVFDSWVGALNVQDYRYYIKPAMQKLISGIKAKHNVPVILFGVGASHLAEEWNTLPIDVLGLDWRLSIQEAGSMNITKTLQGNLDPSILLAPWDVIEERLKPILDQGLAHGKHIFNLGHGVFPEVKPETLKQITKFVHQYTQR; this is translated from the coding sequence GTGCATAGTAAAAATAACACAATTCTAAATATGATTAATGGTGAGTCGGTACCCCACACACCTGTATGGTTTATGCGTCAAGCTGGGAGATCACAGCCTGAATATAGAAAGTTAAAAGAGAAATACACTTTGTTTGAAATTACACATCAACCTGAGTTGTGTGCTTATGTAACACATTTACCAGTAGATAATTACAATACTGATGCTGCAGTATTATATAAAGATATAATGACCCCACTACAACCGATTGGCGTAGATGTTGAAATTAAATCTGGAATAGGGCCAGTTATCCATAATCCTATTAAAAACATACAAGATGTTGAAAAATTAGGGAACATTGATCCAAAGCGCGATGTACCTTATGTATTAGACACAATTAAATTATTAACAGAAGAAAAGTTAAATGTACCTTTAATCGGTTTCACTGGTGCACCATTTACATTGGCGAGCTATATGATTGAAGGCGGCCCTTCTAAAAATTATAATTATACAAAGGCAATGATGTATCGTGATGAGGCGGCATGGTTCGCATTAATGGATCATTTAGTAGAAATGTCTATCACTTATACTTCTGCACAAATAGAGGCTGGAGCACAGATCATCCAAGTCTTTGATTCTTGGGTAGGTGCATTAAATGTCCAAGATTATCGTTATTATATTAAACCTGCGATGCAGAAATTAATTAGTGGGATAAAGGCTAAGCACAATGTGCCTGTTATTCTATTTGGTGTTGGTGCCAGTCATCTAGCTGAAGAATGGAATACATTGCCAATTGATGTATTAGGTTTGGACTGGAGACTCTCTATTCAAGAAGCGGGAAGCATGAACATTACTAAGACGCTTCAAGGTAATTTGGATCCATCTATTTTATTGGCGCCTTGGGATGTTATAGAAGAAAGGTTAAAACCGATTTTAGACCAAGGTTTAGCGCATGGGAAACACATTTTCAACCTAGGACATGGTGTTTTCCCTGAAGTTAAACCAGAAACATTGAAACAAATTACTAAGTTTGTCCATCAATATACACAAAGATAG
- the hemH gene encoding ferrochelatase gives MTKKIGLLVMAYGTPYKEADIEAYYTDIRRGKKPTDAELQDLKDRYQFIGGLSPLAGTTNRQAEALRDALNDVYTNVEFKLYIGLKHIHPFIEDAVKAMYEDGIEEAVTVVLAPHYSSFSVGSYNTRAVKEADKYGIQFYHVEHYYQQPKFIQYWTERINEALAGIPKTEHDETVLVVSAHSLPKGLIEKNNDPYPKELHHTAELLRAHSNIIHVAEGWQSEGNTGTPWLGPDVQDLTRNLYHEYGYKNYIYTPVGFVCEHLEVLYDNDYECKVVCDELGVNYFRPTMPDTNPLFIGAIVDEIKNVY, from the coding sequence ATGACAAAAAAAATAGGCTTATTAGTTATGGCGTACGGGACACCATATAAAGAAGCAGATATTGAAGCTTACTACACTGATATTAGACGCGGTAAGAAGCCAACAGATGCTGAATTACAAGATTTAAAAGATAGATACCAATTTATTGGAGGTTTATCTCCATTAGCAGGGACAACAAATCGTCAAGCAGAAGCGTTACGTGATGCACTTAATGATGTATATACCAATGTAGAGTTTAAGCTTTATATAGGTCTCAAACATATACATCCATTCATCGAAGACGCAGTAAAAGCTATGTATGAAGATGGTATAGAAGAAGCTGTAACAGTTGTATTAGCACCACATTATTCAAGCTTTTCAGTTGGTTCTTATAATACACGTGCTGTTAAAGAAGCGGATAAATATGGAATCCAATTTTATCATGTAGAGCATTATTATCAACAACCGAAATTTATACAGTATTGGACTGAAAGAATAAATGAAGCATTAGCTGGTATTCCTAAAACTGAACATGATGAAACCGTGTTGGTTGTTTCAGCGCACAGCTTACCAAAAGGTTTGATTGAGAAAAATAATGACCCTTATCCTAAGGAATTGCATCATACTGCTGAACTATTAAGAGCACATTCAAATATCATACATGTTGCAGAAGGTTGGCAATCAGAGGGTAATACAGGTACACCCTGGTTAGGACCAGATGTTCAAGATTTAACTAGAAATCTATATCATGAGTATGGCTATAAAAATTATATTTATACACCAGTAGGCTTTGTATGTGAGCATTTAGAGGTGCTATACGATAATGATTATGAATGTAAAGTTGTTTGTGATGAATTAGGTGTAAATTATTTCCGTCCAACTATGCCTGATACAAACCCACTTTTCATCGGTGCGATAGTAGATGAAATTAAAAATGTATATTAA
- the hemY gene encoding protoporphyrinogen oxidase has protein sequence MTKSIAIIGAGITGLSSAYFIKKQRPDIDVTIYEASGRAGGKIQTYRTEGYTIELGPESYLGRKQIMTDIAKDIGLGNDLITNQTGQSYIYAKNKLFPIPGGSILGIPTDIKPFLQTRLISPLGKLRAGLDLFKNAMTIENDISVGSFFRQRLGDEILENLIEPLMGGIYGTNIDDLSLMSTFPEFKKREEQFGSLIKGMKYEKAQRQKQRQLYPGAPKGQFKQFRNGLSSFIESLMEYVLNQGVKIIFNTPVSDINLYQKKYEIVTEHENIVYDSLLIATPHQTFMKWFKKDPALDYFNTMASTTVATVVLAFDEANIENTYDGTGFVIARTSNTDITACTWTSKKWPFTTPEGKVLIRAYVGKPGDTVVDDHTDEEIVSIVKRDLSQMMTFKGNPDFSIVNRLPNSMPQYHVGHINQINEIQSHIRNSYPRLRITGASFEAVGLPDCIQQGKQAVDELLMELN, from the coding sequence TTGACTAAAAGTATTGCAATTATTGGTGCTGGTATTACAGGTTTATCTAGTGCATATTTCATTAAAAAGCAACGACCTGATATCGATGTAACCATTTACGAAGCATCTGGACGAGCAGGTGGCAAAATTCAAACATATAGAACTGAAGGATATACAATTGAATTAGGTCCAGAATCTTATTTAGGTCGTAAACAAATTATGACAGATATTGCAAAAGACATTGGTTTGGGGAATGACCTTATTACAAATCAAACAGGTCAGTCGTATATTTATGCTAAAAATAAATTGTTTCCTATACCAGGTGGATCTATATTAGGTATACCTACAGATATTAAACCTTTTTTACAAACAAGATTAATTTCGCCTTTAGGCAAACTTAGGGCAGGTTTGGATTTATTCAAAAATGCTATGACTATAGAAAATGATATTTCTGTAGGTTCTTTTTTCCGCCAAAGACTTGGAGATGAAATTTTAGAAAATCTCATTGAACCTTTAATGGGTGGCATCTATGGTACAAATATAGATGATTTAAGTTTAATGAGTACTTTTCCAGAATTCAAAAAAAGAGAAGAACAATTTGGAAGTTTAATTAAAGGTATGAAATATGAAAAAGCGCAACGACAAAAGCAAAGACAGCTCTACCCAGGAGCGCCTAAAGGGCAATTCAAGCAATTCAGAAATGGCTTAAGTTCATTTATTGAAAGTTTAATGGAATATGTCTTAAATCAAGGCGTTAAAATTATATTCAATACCCCAGTTTCTGATATTAACTTATATCAGAAAAAATATGAGATTGTCACAGAACATGAAAATATTGTATATGACAGTTTACTAATTGCTACACCACATCAAACATTTATGAAGTGGTTTAAAAAAGATCCAGCGTTAGATTACTTTAATACTATGGCGTCAACTACGGTTGCAACAGTCGTCTTAGCGTTTGATGAAGCTAATATTGAAAACACATACGATGGAACTGGTTTTGTAATAGCACGTACAAGTAACACAGACATTACTGCATGTACATGGACTAGCAAAAAATGGCCATTTACTACACCTGAAGGTAAAGTGCTCATACGTGCGTATGTCGGGAAACCAGGGGATACTGTGGTTGATGATCATACAGATGAAGAAATTGTATCTATAGTTAAAAGAGATTTAAGCCAAATGATGACATTTAAAGGGAATCCTGATTTTAGTATTGTGAATAGACTCCCTAACAGTATGCCGCAGTATCACGTTGGCCATATAAATCAAATTAATGAGATTCAAAGCCATATACGCAATAGTTATCCAAGATTACGTATTACGGGTGCTTCTTTTGAAGCTGTAGGCTTACCTGATTGTATTCAACAAGGGAAGCAAGCTGTTGATGAATTATTAATGGAATTAAATTAA
- a CDS encoding RBBP9/YdeN family alpha/beta hydrolase: MTDIIIVHSKYGDSTNHWYEWLANNLVLEGYNVTLFNLPVEDSGNLEQWINKMREQLNVDKYETYFVTHGLGTLASLKFLEEAHIKQIEGLFSISGFMHDAQDIDENVNLEDHVLDYTVVKRKVTNFYGLCAKDDQYVAYKETKRLMDTLGGKCKVTDNGGHFMEEDGFRTFTILQGKMQKLMSS, from the coding sequence ATGACAGATATCATAATTGTACATTCAAAATATGGTGATTCGACAAATCATTGGTACGAATGGTTAGCTAATAATTTAGTATTAGAAGGCTATAACGTCACATTATTTAATTTACCAGTAGAAGACAGTGGAAATCTTGAGCAGTGGATTAATAAAATGAGAGAACAATTAAATGTAGATAAATATGAAACATATTTTGTAACACATGGCTTAGGTACACTTGCTTCACTCAAATTTTTAGAAGAAGCTCACATAAAGCAAATAGAAGGTTTGTTTAGCATTTCGGGCTTTATGCATGATGCACAAGATATTGATGAAAATGTTAATTTAGAGGATCATGTCCTTGATTATACAGTTGTGAAAAGGAAGGTTACTAATTTTTATGGGTTATGTGCAAAAGATGATCAATACGTAGCATATAAAGAAACTAAAAGATTAATGGACACTCTAGGCGGAAAATGTAAAGTTACAGATAATGGCGGTCATTTTATGGAAGAGGATGGCTTTCGGACGTTTACAATACTACAAGGAAAAATGCAAAAATTAATGAGTAGCTAA
- a CDS encoding tyrosine-type recombinase/integrase has protein sequence MTVKKYDNGKWGYYFGHEGKRYRKQGYKTKREATEGETQAKNQLMQGMIINNKSSFIEYYNQWIEVNKKDVITDRAYQTFVNAINQFKSFLEIEMITDIRMDNFNTTLYRKFIKWYGETHATESVRKVHNCIKASIEDAIQEGLMLKDPTYKAVVKGSKPTQREEDKFMSIKAFNGLKDYVKGTHKQSYLFIYLLIITGGRFGEVQRLNKTDFNFVTNTIHLPGTKTETSDRTIDIPKMDMKYIETALSIMPTNMSGQLFNTGTSLITNNAVTKVLQKYCLENKLGKYTLHSIRHTHCSYLLHNGVSIYYISKRLGHRNIKTTMDVYSHLLDETAEIEKDKAMTALEAMPTSLA, from the coding sequence ATGACAGTGAAGAAATATGACAATGGTAAATGGGGTTATTACTTTGGTCACGAAGGTAAACGTTACCGTAAACAAGGTTATAAGACTAAACGTGAAGCTACTGAAGGAGAAACACAAGCGAAGAATCAGCTTATGCAAGGCATGATTATTAATAATAAAAGTTCATTCATTGAATACTATAACCAATGGATTGAGGTGAATAAAAAAGATGTTATCACTGATCGTGCCTATCAAACATTTGTAAATGCTATTAATCAATTTAAATCATTTTTAGAAATTGAAATGATTACAGATATTCGTATGGATAATTTCAACACTACTTTATATCGTAAGTTCATTAAATGGTATGGAGAAACACACGCAACGGAATCAGTAAGGAAAGTCCACAACTGTATTAAAGCATCAATCGAAGATGCAATACAAGAAGGTCTAATGTTAAAAGACCCTACCTATAAAGCTGTTGTAAAAGGTAGTAAACCGACACAACGAGAAGAAGATAAGTTTATGAGTATAAAAGCTTTCAATGGTTTAAAAGACTATGTAAAAGGAACGCACAAGCAATCTTACTTATTCATCTACTTGCTAATTATTACAGGCGGAAGATTTGGAGAAGTACAAAGATTGAATAAGACCGATTTTAATTTTGTAACTAATACTATCCACCTACCTGGTACAAAAACTGAAACATCAGATAGAACAATAGACATACCTAAAATGGATATGAAATATATTGAAACTGCCCTATCCATTATGCCAACGAATATGAGTGGTCAATTATTTAACACTGGTACTTCTTTAATTACAAACAACGCAGTAACTAAGGTTTTACAGAAATATTGTCTAGAAAATAAATTAGGAAAATACACATTGCATTCTATCAGACACACTCATTGTTCTTACCTACTTCACAATGGTGTCTCCATATATTACATTTCAAAACGGTTAGGACATCGTAATATTAAAACAACTATGGACGTATATTCTCACTTGCTAGATGAAACTGCAGAAATTGAAAAAGACAAGGCTATGACTGCGTTAGAAGCGATGCCAACATCGTTGGCGTAA
- a CDS encoding ImmA/IrrE family metallo-endopeptidase has product MGNYEQLLIANDNIKIKETNVLPEELGGININKIILLNSKNKHVNKIEILAEELAHYKITYGDIRDQTNMLNRKFELKARRLGCELAVSLDDIIEAFHHGVHNLYGIAEFLEVSEKYVLKVIEHYKMKYGLSTYHNGYVIKFEPLQVFEHRNLD; this is encoded by the coding sequence GTGGGGAATTACGAACAATTACTAATAGCAAATGATAATATAAAAATTAAAGAAACCAATGTATTACCTGAAGAACTTGGCGGAATTAATATAAATAAAATAATACTACTTAACTCAAAAAATAAACATGTGAATAAAATTGAAATATTAGCTGAAGAATTAGCACATTATAAAATTACCTATGGAGATATACGTGATCAAACTAATATGCTTAATCGTAAGTTTGAATTAAAAGCACGTCGATTAGGTTGCGAATTGGCAGTAAGTTTAGATGATATTATCGAAGCCTTTCATCATGGAGTTCATAATTTATATGGTATAGCTGAATTTTTAGAAGTTAGCGAAAAATATGTTTTAAAAGTAATTGAACATTATAAAATGAAATATGGATTATCTACATATCACAATGGATATGTTATAAAATTTGAACCCTTACAAGTGTTTGAACACCGTAACTTAGACTAA
- a CDS encoding helix-turn-helix domain-containing protein, whose translation MRNNDEIISLITKLMDKQNLSTSELARRTNMAKSTVSRYLNKSREFPLNRADDFAKVLKVTPGYLLGLEEKKEENSFETIAAHLDGELTEEQWKKVFEYARFIQENDDK comes from the coding sequence ATGAGAAACAACGACGAAATCATTTCTTTAATAACGAAATTAATGGACAAACAAAATCTATCAACAAGCGAATTAGCTCGTAGAACTAATATGGCTAAATCTACTGTTTCAAGATATTTAAATAAATCAAGAGAATTTCCATTGAATAGAGCAGATGATTTCGCAAAAGTTCTTAAAGTTACACCTGGATATTTATTAGGATTAGAAGAAAAAAAGGAAGAAAACTCTTTCGAAACAATTGCAGCTCACTTAGACGGAGAATTGACTGAAGAACAGTGGAAGAAAGTATTTGAATATGCACGTTTCATTCAAGAAAACGACGATAAGTAA
- a CDS encoding helix-turn-helix domain-containing protein, with amino-acid sequence MRNLKLNLERLRQTRNDNKLSQEDMVKALGWKSRSQYSKRENGSVSIGADELIAIAKILGYSKEEVGYFFD; translated from the coding sequence GTGAGAAATTTGAAATTAAATTTAGAGAGATTGAGACAAACACGAAATGACAACAAACTAAGCCAAGAAGATATGGTTAAAGCGTTAGGTTGGAAATCAAGATCACAATATTCTAAAAGAGAAAATGGTTCGGTATCAATCGGTGCTGATGAATTAATCGCTATCGCTAAAATTTTGGGATATAGCAAGGAAGAAGTAGGATATTTTTTTGATTAA
- a CDS encoding HNH endonuclease produces MIELKKRNDCKLVENGLFEVHRNGDIYRNTKHGKKKCAIYKTSKNKKYRAVSAMKDGKQKNFYVHRLVAQAFIPNPENKPQINHIDGDPSNNSIENLEWVTAKENVVHAYNTGLAPTLETSNKCVSCENKTMNKDKVCSNCKNNIKKIGRKLTRDKELVNSLENIEISILTENEKTAVEYRRKAMTYKEIGQLMGVTRQRIEQLIKTALSKSEDFRKKEITIRTSSKNYTQSSKNKLWNIRKSQRIRQEKVAELLGITKSTYSSKENDLERFKIHEAKKLCEFFNLTLDELFG; encoded by the coding sequence ATGATTGAGTTAAAAAAAAGAAATGATTGTAAGTTAGTAGAGAATGGATTGTTCGAAGTGCATAGAAATGGAGATATTTATAGAAACACTAAACACGGAAAAAAGAAGTGCGCAATTTACAAAACTTCTAAAAATAAAAAATATCGTGCAGTGTCAGCAATGAAGGATGGTAAACAAAAGAATTTTTATGTACACAGACTTGTTGCTCAGGCTTTTATACCGAATCCTGAAAACAAACCACAAATCAATCATATCGATGGTGACCCTAGTAACAATAGTATTGAAAATTTAGAGTGGGTCACTGCCAAAGAAAATGTGGTACACGCTTATAATACTGGATTAGCTCCCACACTTGAAACGTCAAACAAATGTGTTTCTTGTGAAAATAAAACAATGAACAAAGACAAAGTTTGCTCTAATTGCAAAAATAACATTAAAAAAATTGGGAGAAAATTAACAAGAGATAAAGAATTGGTCAATTCTTTAGAAAACATAGAGATAAGTATTTTAACTGAAAATGAAAAAACGGCAGTAGAATATCGACGAAAAGCTATGACTTACAAAGAAATAGGCCAATTGATGGGTGTTACAAGGCAACGAATAGAACAACTAATTAAAACTGCATTATCAAAATCGGAAGACTTTAGAAAAAAAGAAATTACAATTCGAACATCTAGTAAAAATTACACCCAATCGAGTAAAAATAAATTGTGGAATATTAGAAAATCGCAAAGAATTCGTCAAGAAAAAGTAGCTGAATTACTGGGTATTACTAAATCAACTTATTCATCGAAAGAAAACGATTTAGAAAGGTTTAAAATTCATGAAGCTAAAAAATTGTGTGAGTTTTTCAATTTAACATTAGATGAATTGTTTGGATAA
- a CDS encoding DUF771 domain-containing protein produces MTTKTWWDMSDLEIETGYKRDWLKRNILKVPKYKKEIESFSHYPRNRNDEYRFIGSKMQCFLEEKFTEIFS; encoded by the coding sequence ATGACAACAAAAACATGGTGGGACATGTCTGATTTAGAAATTGAAACAGGATATAAAAGAGATTGGTTGAAAAGAAACATTTTAAAAGTTCCAAAATACAAAAAGGAAATAGAGTCATTTTCTCATTATCCAAGAAACCGAAATGATGAATACAGATTCATAGGTAGTAAAATGCAATGCTTTTTAGAAGAGAAGTTTACAGAAATTTTTAGTTAA
- a CDS encoding DUF2483 family protein gives MKETVTYLIRHREMPIYVTNKPSESNPEISYSTQFSRAREFNGLDEASINMSHHMAIKHTHIEEDKYEEIDYE, from the coding sequence GTGAAAGAAACAGTGACATATTTAATCAGACATAGAGAGATGCCAATATACGTCACTAATAAGCCTAGTGAAAGTAATCCTGAAATAAGTTACTCAACTCAATTTAGTAGAGCAAGAGAGTTTAATGGTCTAGATGAAGCATCTATCAATATGTCACACCACATGGCAATTAAACATACACATATAGAAGAAGATAAATACGAGGAGATAGATTATGAGTGA
- a CDS encoding DUF1071 domain-containing protein: MSEKTLFEQLNTLNVTNHVEKKNNFNYLAWTHAHEQLKKIDPNYQIKIHEFPHPDISNEQIFVPYLATPEGYFVQVSITVKGVTETEWLPVLDFKNKALAKGQATTFDINKAQKRCFVKAAALHGLGLYIYNGEELPNASNEDAQELEKRIIEFVRISQEKGRDATLEKTMRWLGIENINKLSGKDLATANVKLDTGLKQLDKE; this comes from the coding sequence ATGAGTGAAAAAACATTATTTGAACAGTTAAACACTTTAAACGTAACTAATCATGTAGAGAAAAAGAACAATTTTAATTATTTAGCGTGGACTCATGCACATGAACAGTTGAAGAAAATAGACCCTAATTATCAGATTAAGATACATGAATTTCCTCACCCAGATATTTCAAACGAACAAATATTTGTACCTTATTTAGCAACACCAGAAGGCTATTTTGTCCAAGTATCTATAACAGTTAAAGGTGTAACTGAGACAGAGTGGCTACCTGTATTAGACTTCAAAAATAAGGCACTAGCAAAAGGGCAAGCAACTACATTTGATATTAATAAAGCGCAAAAAAGATGTTTTGTGAAAGCAGCAGCATTACATGGATTAGGGCTTTATATATACAACGGAGAAGAACTACCGAATGCTAGCAATGAAGATGCGCAAGAATTAGAAAAAAGAATTATCGAATTTGTGCGCATATCACAAGAAAAAGGTAGAGATGCCACATTAGAAAAAACGATGCGTTGGTTAGGTATTGAAAATATTAATAAGTTAAGCGGAAAAGACTTAGCTACAGCTAACGTAAAACTAGATACTGGATTAAAACAATTAGATAAGGAGTAA
- a CDS encoding single-stranded DNA-binding protein: MMNLTILTGRITKDLEIKQAGQTQVLNFSLAVDNPFKKDDVSFFDIVAFGKTAELLNNYCNKGSKIAVEGNLKQDRFTDKEGKNRSVVRVIANRIEFLDTKGQSNNQDKPQGQSKQSSNPFNNANGPIDIKDDDLPF, from the coding sequence ATAATGAATTTAACTATATTGACAGGACGTATTACGAAAGACTTAGAAATCAAACAAGCAGGTCAAACACAAGTATTAAACTTTTCTTTAGCAGTAGACAATCCATTTAAAAAAGATGATGTTTCTTTCTTTGATATCGTGGCTTTCGGTAAAACAGCAGAACTATTAAATAACTATTGCAACAAAGGTAGCAAAATTGCTGTAGAAGGCAATTTAAAACAAGATCGCTTCACTGATAAAGAAGGTAAAAATCGTTCAGTAGTAAGAGTAATTGCTAATCGAATAGAGTTTTTAGATACAAAAGGGCAATCAAATAACCAAGATAAGCCACAAGGTCAATCAAAACAAAGTTCAAATCCATTTAATAATGCTAATGGACCAATCGATATTAAAGATGATGATTTACCTTTCTAG